The Clavelina lepadiformis chromosome 3, kaClaLepa1.1, whole genome shotgun sequence region GTCGGATGTGTAGTGCTCACCATTCTTGGTATTCTCTGCTTGTGCATATCTGCCATCATACTTCTGGCTCGATTCTTTAACCACGGAAAAGGCAGAGCGGCATTAGGTGGAGTTCTTAGCATATTTGCAGGTAAGACAAGCTTAAGGTTTGATTTAAGCTACTGTACAATGGAACCAAAAGTGTACCTTAAGAATTCATCCATTTCGGCATGAGACAAGCTATGCTAAACATaggtaataataattaatttaaagcgTGTATTAAACGTTACTTTCAAGGTGTAATGTTTCTTGTCACACAAATCATCTTCATGGTGCAACAGCGACCTCAAGACGTGTACTACGGATATAGCTTCGCCCTCGAGTGGGTGGCTATTCCATTTGCTTGGTTTGGGGGTGGCGCTTTTTTCGCCCTAAAGGCAAGCGATTGaaacatattgtttttaaaattagtgGCGTTATAGGCTATT contains the following coding sequences:
- the LOC143448226 gene encoding uncharacterized protein LOC143448226, which translates into the protein MNTTDNIGHLIVISVLVFLSFVFAIIAVASDGWSSALPVPLLNHYNSRAPGVEQRAHLWIVGCVVLTILGILCLCISAIILLARFFNHGKGRAALGGVLSIFAGVMFLVTQIIFMVQQRPQDVYYGYSFALEWVAIPFAWFGGGAFFALKDSEFLK